DNA from Plasmodium falciparum 3D7 genome assembly, chromosome: 8:
CATAGCGACAGTAGcatttaaaaatgaagaagaacgAAATTATTTCTTAGATCATCAAAAATTTAAGTTACCCAATTTGAAACATCATCATAaagatttaaataaaaataatatttattataataaatattcaaatTTCTTAGTTCTACAAGAATATGTAATCTCATATAATACtcaaagtaataataaccctaaaaaatattatcaagataaatatgaacaaaacatatataaagattATGAATCAAggcaaaaaagaaaatataataatttttatgatcattataatcataattttcattcaaaaaaatattcagatgtatctattaataaatataaaaaaaaaattaattttaataataactaTGATATAAATAGCAATGTCAAAAGGAAAAAAGTATCTACGTCATATGAAAGAAATGATGATTCTTAGACAACTCGGAATgattataatgaatataataaaggaGTTTTCCCTTATCTAATAAGAGAAATTACATCAGCATATGAtacatacaaaatataaataaataaataaatatatatacatatacatatatgatttttttttttttttttttttttttttttttttttgtgtccTTATACAGCATAATTTATGCagtttatattttgtatacatAATCATTCTTAAtcaacaatatatatatatatatatatatatatatatatatatatatatatatttatttatttatttatttatttatgtattatgcTTTTAAAACTCTATCATttgaacatatatttattaaattgatTTTTTCAAAGGTTTAAGTAAAATTTACTTTGTACAGCTTtgatatgtatttttataaaaaagaaataaaagacaAAAGTCAACcttgtaataatttttttttatttttatatatgatttgcATAAATTGTAAAGAgaaatatgattattttattgaaaggatatatatatatatatatatatatatatataattataaataacatgggtatgtgtatatgtgttgtttaaaatatattatttatgtataaccATTTGTGTAATTACATtagatatttaaaaaaataagagtTATGAATTTTTAATTCTGTGTAATAAGACAATGTAGTTAGTGTAAGACATCCAAAATGTGAAAATCgattttgtttgtttttccaatatatatatatatatatatttttttttttttttatttatttatttattcatttatttgttgGTTTATTTACAATGAGAAAAgaatcctttttattttttatttgcacATTAAACTTGTTGATAAATTCCTTTTTTTGTTATGGCGGAAaagtaaaaaagaataagCACCTGAGGAATTTACTAAAAACATTGACGGATAGGATTGAGACAAACGACGGAGAAAACGAATATGCACGTTTAACACAAACACctgttataaatatgaatttaGAAAAAACAATTTTTAAGACATCCTTGCAAGACATTCTTGTTGAGCCTTATGCAGAAAAGattaaagaaattatatcaaaaaataattatgaaataagTAAGGAGAAAGAAAACTTGGATGAAATAagatattataatgataatttagataaaataaacaatatattaatagaacgagaaaatgaaaaaaaaaagaaaaaaagaaaaaatattcaactagaaaataaattacgaaataaatattttcattatttacaaGATCAAGATTATGGATTTAGTATTTTCCCTGTGTATAAAACTTTTGAATCCAATCCATTacattttgataataatataattagcTCATTATTACCACATGAGTTACTAGATAAGGGTATTTtgttaaataaacaaattttaGAAAATTCTGAAAAAATTCTTCATTATCCTGAAAGGGGCGATACACTATacgaaatataaaataataataaaataacttatttatttaaaacaacgaaaaaaaaaattttttttttttttaaccattatttatatatttatatattaatatatttatatatttatatattaatatatttatatatttatatattaatatatttatatatttatatattaatatatttatatatttatatattaatatatttatatatttatattattatttatattgtgtaattaatttacatatttattgaattttttttttttttgttttatcttttaattaaaattattatgtaaggtttctttatatatattacacctaatgaatatataaattgtttAACTATTTtgtgaaaaagaaaaatatatatataaatatatatatatatatatatatatatataatatgtatatatttgtaaagaCATAAAATCTGTTTAAGAGTACACCTTTAAATAAGAATTactcttataataatattcataaagaaaaaagttATTAGTacacattataataaaaagaataataaatttatatattatttatattttatattattacgtatatttattatatattcatatatataatatatatgatatttttttttttttttttttttcttaactGTTCAGGTATTCTatcataaattatttattttattttttgaaaaatattttaataactcGTAAGagggaaaaataaaaaataaagaataaaaaaataaagaataaaaaaataaaaaataagtgtATCTTTATCATAATGATAGAATTAATcacattattaaaatatttgtaatatatatattatatttttttttttattttttattttttttttttttttttttataagaatgGCCAAAGCAGtgttcttttaaatatttaaaatgagCGATTTAAAAAGTATACAAATGAATCTGCGgaaatatgttttttttttcgagtaaaaataaatcatttttgCTATGGGCAAGTTTTatgcttatatattttactaaCATATCAATATACGTAAGCAAAATACATCATCATGgtttgaataaaaaaatatataatttaaattttgtGAGTAATGTATTTAAGTATAATGCAAGAAGGAGAGGTAATTCATTAAATGTTTTAATCAATTCTCCAGCACAAGTAAAATTATCCGAAATGGAAGATGCTAAAGATAGAAGTGGGAAATATTGTATTATAGAAATATGTGGGAAAATTAGATGGGTAGAAGAAGGTCGGTTTTATGATGTATTTAGAATAAAACAAGAagaaaatagaaatatatatttgaatagaattttattttatagtaATGAAGAGgggaatatattttttgggAGACCATTTTTAGATAATGTTAGAATTCATGCAACCGTATTAAATCATTTTAGAggacataaaatatatcgaTTGAAATATAAAccgaaaaaaaattataaaagattTTATGGGCATAGACAAGAAATGACaagaattaaaataaataaaattgaatataataatgaattacTTGGACaggaaaaaagaatttataatttctttaaaGATGATtctctatattatatattaaatcgtATACATAATATAGTAAGACCAAGTTTAGaattaaaacatttaaaaaaaaattttatagaatatattaattctttCTGCTCTTTGAAATTCGAAactttttataaacataaaggtaattacaaaaaagaaaaaatgctTCGTAATATtctaaaaacaaaaaaattaagtaaAAGACCTGAAGTTATTGAAGAagttaaaaaaatagaagaagaaaaaaagaaacaacgATTAACTAAATGTGACCCTCTGGATGATTTTGATCCAGTTGTAAATGAATTTATGATAAAAGAACATTtctattcataatatattttattcctatatatatatatatatatatatatatatatatatatata
Protein-coding regions in this window:
- a CDS encoding ribosomal protein L21, apicoplast, putative, which produces MFFFSSKNKSFLLWASFMLIYFTNISIYVSKIHHHGLNKKIYNLNFVSNVFKYNARRRGNSLNVLINSPAQVKLSEMEDAKDRSGKYCIIEICGKIRWVEEGRFYDVFRIKQEENRNIYLNRILFYSNEEGNIFFGRPFLDNVRIHATVLNHFRGHKIYRLKYKPKKNYKRFYGHRQEMTRIKINKIEYNNELLGQEKRIYNFFKDDSLYYILNRIHNIVRPSLELKHLKKNFIEYINSFCSLKFETFYKHKGNYKKEKMLRNILKTKKLSKRPEVIEEVKKIEEEKKKQRLTKCDPLDDFDPVVNEFMIKEHFYS